Proteins encoded by one window of Sphingomonas ginkgonis:
- a CDS encoding cold-shock protein — protein MGFDRGRKGERGGRGRDKRDGFGGDDAFSSSGGFGGGDRFGGGGFGGGGDRFGGGGGGGFGGGGDRFGGGGGGGRFGGGGDRFGGGGGGGGRFGGGGGGGGRFGGGGGGGMPPQVVGEGKGVVKFFNPQKGFGFIVRDDGGEDVFVHISAVEQAGLSDLADGQPLEFTLVDRGGRISATNLKIDGEPMPVERSGGGAPGAGGPGGERGPQRQLTGEKAQGTVKFFNAMKGFGFIQRDDGQPDAFVHISAVERAGMSSLNEGDRLSFELEVDRRGKTAAVNLQSL, from the coding sequence ATGGGTTTCGATCGAGGGCGCAAGGGTGAGCGCGGCGGGCGCGGCCGCGACAAGCGCGATGGTTTCGGCGGTGATGATGCGTTCAGCAGTAGCGGCGGCTTTGGCGGTGGTGATCGCTTCGGCGGCGGCGGCTTTGGTGGCGGTGGTGATCGCTTCGGCGGTGGTGGCGGCGGCGGCTTCGGCGGCGGTGGCGACCGGTTCGGCGGCGGTGGCGGCGGTGGCCGTTTCGGCGGTGGCGGTGATCGCTTCGGCGGCGGCGGTGGCGGCGGTGGTCGCTTCGGCGGCGGCGGCGGCGGTGGCGGCCGCTTCGGCGGTGGCGGTGGCGGCGGAATGCCCCCCCAGGTTGTCGGCGAGGGCAAGGGCGTCGTCAAGTTCTTCAACCCGCAGAAGGGGTTTGGCTTTATCGTGCGCGACGATGGCGGTGAGGACGTGTTCGTCCACATCTCCGCGGTCGAGCAGGCGGGCCTCAGCGACCTCGCGGACGGGCAGCCGCTCGAGTTCACGCTCGTCGACCGTGGCGGCCGGATCTCGGCGACCAACCTCAAGATCGACGGCGAGCCGATGCCGGTCGAGCGCAGCGGGGGCGGTGCCCCCGGCGCCGGCGGACCGGGCGGCGAGCGTGGCCCGCAGCGCCAGCTGACCGGCGAGAAGGCGCAGGGCACGGTCAAGTTCTTCAACGCCATGAAGGGCTTCGGCTTCATCCAGCGCGACGACGGGCAGCCCGACGCCTTCGTCCACATCTCGGCGGTCGAGCGCGCCGGCATGTCGAGCCTCAACGAGGGTGACCGGTTGAGCTTCGAGCTCGAGGTCGACCGTCGCGGCAAGACCGCCGCGGTTAACCTGCAGTCGCTCTAA
- a CDS encoding EF-hand domain-containing protein, whose amino-acid sequence MTLTLPLLFALQAAAAQGAQPAQQPITRAAYTSRLDENFAEFDTNKDGQITAAEITAGQTRQAAQLRTALEQRRTEVFNQFDTNKDGQISRAEFNAGNPINLPPVPPATTAISQLDTNKDGKISREEFRAPQLRQFDAADTNKDGVISPAEAQAAAQAEQGGR is encoded by the coding sequence GTGACCCTGACCCTTCCCCTGCTGTTCGCCCTCCAGGCCGCCGCCGCGCAGGGTGCGCAGCCGGCACAGCAGCCGATCACCCGCGCCGCCTACACGAGCCGGCTGGACGAGAATTTCGCCGAGTTCGACACCAACAAGGACGGGCAGATCACCGCTGCCGAGATCACCGCCGGGCAGACCCGCCAGGCCGCGCAGCTGCGCACCGCGCTCGAGCAGCGCCGGACCGAGGTGTTCAACCAGTTCGACACCAACAAGGACGGGCAGATCAGCCGCGCCGAGTTCAACGCCGGCAACCCGATCAACCTGCCCCCGGTGCCGCCGGCGACGACCGCCATCTCGCAGCTCGACACCAACAAGGACGGCAAGATCAGCCGCGAGGAGTTCCGCGCTCCCCAGCTCCGGCAGTTCGACGCCGCCGACACCAACAAGGACGGCGTGATCTCGCCGGCCGAGGCGCAGGCCGCGGCGCAGGCGGAGCAGGGCGGCCGCTAG
- the rpoN gene encoding RNA polymerase factor sigma-54, whose product MGLGPRIDIRTSQQLVMTPQLQQAIKLLQLTNLEIEAFVAEELAKNPLLEMRPGEGGGEGVVVTPDRETGDEAAEPRGADELAGGGEEALDSDWRESALDNDGWSDVGGGGEPDEAFDFDRLASCETGLCEHLMGQLHGASGPPAEAATAIIRELEETGYLTVPLAELAPAAGLDLRTMEQGLALVQSLDPAGVGARSLAECLALQARAADRHDPAMARLIDNLDLLARGQTAALKRICGVDDEDLADMIRELRAYDPKPGCRFASQPVEQREPDVIIRAAKDGWTIELNSATLPRVLVNRRYHAELKRGPQSKEGRAWLSDCLAEANWLVRALDQRARTIVRVASEIVRQQDGFFRNGVSAMKPLTLRTVAEAIEMHESTVSRVAAGKTLLCERGVFELRYFFSSGVASEGGEGASAEAVKAAIGKLIAAEAEILSDDTLVDLLKKQGFDLARRTVAKYREAMGIGSSIQRRRARAIAGKAA is encoded by the coding sequence ATGGGACTGGGGCCCCGGATCGACATCAGGACCAGCCAGCAGCTGGTCATGACCCCGCAGCTGCAGCAGGCGATCAAGCTGCTCCAGCTGACCAACCTGGAAATCGAGGCGTTCGTCGCCGAGGAGCTCGCCAAGAACCCGCTGCTCGAGATGCGGCCGGGCGAGGGCGGCGGCGAAGGCGTGGTGGTCACGCCGGACCGCGAGACCGGCGACGAGGCGGCCGAGCCGCGCGGCGCGGACGAGCTGGCCGGCGGGGGCGAGGAGGCGCTCGACTCCGACTGGCGCGAGTCCGCGCTCGACAATGACGGGTGGAGCGATGTCGGCGGCGGCGGCGAGCCCGACGAGGCGTTCGACTTCGACCGGCTGGCGAGCTGCGAGACGGGCCTGTGCGAGCATCTGATGGGCCAGCTCCACGGCGCCAGCGGGCCGCCGGCGGAAGCCGCCACCGCGATCATTCGCGAGCTGGAGGAAACGGGTTACCTCACCGTGCCGCTGGCCGAGCTGGCGCCGGCCGCCGGGCTCGACCTCAGGACGATGGAGCAGGGACTGGCTCTGGTCCAGTCGCTCGACCCGGCCGGGGTCGGCGCCCGCAGCCTCGCCGAGTGCCTCGCGCTGCAGGCCCGGGCGGCCGACCGGCACGACCCGGCGATGGCGCGGCTGATCGACAATCTCGACCTGCTCGCGCGCGGGCAGACCGCGGCGCTCAAACGGATTTGCGGGGTCGACGACGAGGACCTGGCCGACATGATCCGCGAGCTGCGGGCCTATGATCCCAAGCCGGGCTGCCGGTTTGCTAGCCAGCCGGTCGAGCAGCGCGAGCCCGATGTCATCATCCGCGCCGCCAAGGACGGCTGGACGATCGAGCTCAACAGCGCGACCCTGCCGCGGGTGCTGGTCAACCGCCGCTACCATGCCGAGCTGAAGCGAGGGCCGCAGTCGAAGGAAGGCCGCGCCTGGCTCAGCGACTGCCTGGCCGAGGCGAACTGGCTGGTGCGCGCGCTCGACCAACGGGCGCGGACCATCGTCCGGGTCGCCAGCGAGATCGTCAGGCAGCAGGACGGCTTCTTCCGCAACGGGGTCAGCGCGATGAAGCCGCTGACCCTGCGCACGGTCGCTGAGGCGATCGAAATGCACGAATCGACCGTCAGCCGGGTCGCCGCGGGCAAGACCCTGCTGTGCGAGCGCGGCGTGTTCGAGCTGCGCTACTTTTTCTCGAGCGGGGTGGCGAGTGAGGGCGGCGAGGGGGCCAGCGCGGAGGCGGTCAAGGCCGCCATCGGCAAGCTGATCGCGGCCGAGGCGGAGATCCTCAGCGACGACACGCTGGTCGACCTGCTGAAGAAGCAGGGCTTCGACCTCGCCCGCCGGACCGTCGCCAAGTACCGCGAGGCGATGGGCATCGGCAGCTCGATCCAGCGGCGCCGCGCACGGGCGATCGCCGGCAAGGCCGCCTGA
- a CDS encoding LptA/OstA family protein, producing MGKSIVWTAALALAAAGLATGNAALGQSAGSGSALKGHNSNAPVDVSADRIEVQDRADRALLVGNVHVKQEELTLDAPRITVAYASGGQGVTGGNVKIQRLDAAGGVTMRSPTETARGDFGVYDLNRKLITLVGGVQLLRQGNRVDGQRLVVDLNSGRAVIDGGGPVGGGGRVTGHFTVPQRTAQ from the coding sequence ATGGGGAAATCGATCGTCTGGACGGCGGCGCTCGCACTGGCGGCCGCCGGGCTTGCCACCGGGAACGCCGCGCTCGGCCAGAGCGCCGGGAGCGGCTCGGCGCTCAAGGGCCACAACAGCAATGCGCCGGTCGACGTCAGCGCCGATCGCATCGAGGTGCAGGACCGCGCCGACCGCGCGCTGCTGGTCGGCAACGTCCATGTGAAGCAGGAGGAGCTGACCCTCGACGCACCGCGGATCACCGTCGCCTACGCCTCGGGCGGGCAGGGGGTGACAGGCGGCAACGTCAAGATCCAGCGGCTCGACGCGGCGGGCGGGGTGACGATGCGCTCGCCGACCGAGACCGCCCGGGGCGACTTCGGCGTGTACGATCTCAACCGCAAGCTGATCACCCTGGTCGGCGGCGTGCAGCTGCTTCGGCAGGGCAACCGGGTCGACGGGCAGCGGCTGGTCGTCGATCTCAACTCCGGCCGAGCGGTGATCGACGGCGGCGGCCCGGTCGGCGGCGGAGGCCGGGTCACCGGCCATTTCACCGTCCCCCAACGCACCGCGCAGTAG
- the thiC gene encoding phosphomethylpyrimidine synthase ThiC, translating into MADIPARTELKVTTGPIRGSRKVHLGPRRVAMRQVDLEPSCGEPPVTLYDTSGPYTDPEARIDIMAGLPELRARWIRERGDVEDVTQREVRPEDNGQLGPDRSGGVQPFPNVRKRVLRARPGHNVTQMHYARRGIITPEMEYVAHRENLGREAALGTRRDGESFGAAIPDFVTPEFVRDEIARGRAIIPNNINHPESEPMAIGRNFLIKINANIGNSAVASDVASEVDKMVWAIRWGADTVMDLSTGRNIHDTREWILRNSPVPIGTVPIYQALEKVGGIAEDLSWDIFRDTLIEQAEQGVDYFTIHAGVRLPYVPLTARRVTGIVSRGGSIMAKWCLAHHRESFLYERFDEICEIMKAYDIAFSLGDGLRPGSIADANDEAQFAELYTLGELTKKAWEHDCQVMIEGPGHVPMHKIKENMDKQLESCGEAPFYTLGPLTTDIAPGYDHITSGIGAAMIGWFGTAMLCYVTPKEHLGLPDRDDVKVGVVTYKLAAHAGDLAKGHPAAKLRDDALSRARFEFRWRDQFNLSLDPDTAEQYHDQTLPAEGAKTAHFCSMCGPKFCSMKITQEVRDFAAKQQDGLLNSSPELASGEVDRSAPPSGEGADTPAPTPEDADAGMAEMSQRYRDGGNELYIGAGGREHD; encoded by the coding sequence ATGGCCGACATCCCCGCCCGCACCGAGCTCAAGGTGACCACCGGCCCGATCCGCGGCAGCCGCAAGGTCCATCTCGGTCCCCGGCGAGTCGCGATGCGGCAGGTCGATCTCGAGCCGTCTTGCGGGGAGCCGCCGGTCACCCTCTACGACACCAGCGGCCCCTACACCGATCCCGAGGCCCGCATCGACATCATGGCCGGCCTCCCGGAGCTCCGCGCCCGCTGGATCCGCGAGCGTGGCGACGTCGAGGACGTCACCCAGCGCGAGGTCCGCCCCGAGGACAATGGCCAGCTCGGCCCCGACCGCTCGGGCGGGGTCCAGCCCTTCCCCAACGTCCGCAAGCGCGTCCTTCGCGCCCGGCCCGGCCATAATGTCACCCAGATGCACTATGCCCGCCGCGGCATCATCACGCCCGAGATGGAATATGTCGCGCACCGGGAGAATCTCGGCCGCGAAGCCGCGCTCGGCACCCGTCGCGACGGCGAGAGCTTCGGCGCCGCCATCCCCGATTTCGTGACGCCGGAGTTCGTCCGCGACGAGATCGCCCGCGGCCGCGCGATCATCCCCAACAACATCAACCATCCCGAATCCGAGCCGATGGCGATCGGCCGCAACTTCCTCATCAAGATCAACGCCAATATCGGCAACAGCGCGGTCGCCAGCGACGTCGCGTCCGAGGTCGACAAGATGGTGTGGGCGATCCGCTGGGGCGCCGACACGGTGATGGACCTCTCCACCGGCCGCAACATCCACGACACCCGCGAGTGGATCCTCCGCAACTCGCCTGTGCCGATCGGCACCGTTCCCATCTACCAGGCGCTGGAAAAGGTCGGCGGCATCGCCGAGGACTTGTCGTGGGACATCTTCCGCGACACGCTGATCGAGCAGGCCGAGCAGGGCGTCGACTATTTCACCATCCACGCCGGGGTCCGCCTCCCCTACGTCCCGCTCACCGCTAGGCGAGTCACCGGGATCGTCAGCCGCGGCGGCTCGATCATGGCCAAGTGGTGCCTCGCCCATCACCGCGAGAGCTTCCTCTACGAGCGGTTCGACGAGATCTGCGAGATCATGAAGGCCTACGACATCGCCTTCAGCCTCGGCGACGGCCTCCGTCCCGGTTCGATCGCCGACGCCAACGACGAGGCGCAGTTCGCCGAGCTCTACACGCTGGGCGAACTGACCAAGAAGGCGTGGGAGCACGACTGTCAGGTGATGATCGAGGGCCCCGGCCATGTGCCGATGCACAAGATCAAGGAGAATATGGACAAGCAGCTGGAGAGCTGCGGCGAGGCGCCCTTCTACACTTTGGGGCCGCTCACCACCGACATCGCGCCAGGCTACGACCATATCACCAGCGGGATCGGCGCGGCGATGATCGGCTGGTTCGGCACCGCGATGCTCTGCTACGTCACCCCCAAGGAGCATCTCGGGCTACCCGACCGCGACGACGTCAAGGTCGGCGTCGTCACCTACAAGCTCGCCGCCCATGCCGGGGACCTCGCCAAGGGCCACCCGGCCGCCAAGCTGCGCGACGACGCGCTGAGCCGCGCCCGCTTCGAGTTCCGCTGGCGCGACCAGTTCAACCTGTCGCTCGACCCCGACACCGCCGAGCAGTACCACGACCAGACCCTGCCGGCGGAGGGCGCCAAGACCGCCCACTTCTGCTCGATGTGCGGCCCCAAGTTCTGCTCGATGAAGATCACCCAGGAAGTCCGCGACTTCGCCGCCAAGCAGCAGGACGGCCTCCTCAACTCCTCCCCTGAACTTGCTTCAGGGGAGGTGGACCGCTCGGCGCCGCCGAGTGGTGAAGGGGCCGACACCCCCGCCCCCACGCCGGAAGACGCCGACGCCGGCATGGCCGAGATGAGCCAGCGCTACCGCGACGGCGGCAACGAACTCTACATCGGCGCGGGCGGCCGGGAGCACGACTGA
- a CDS encoding ribonuclease D, translating into MAVYFHEEDLPRQDLFADGPIAIDTEAMGLFPGRDRLCLVQLSDGRGDEHLVRFNPGSDYAAPNLKALLADSSRLKIYHFARFDIAIMKHYLGVMAAPLFCTRTASRLVRTYTDRHGLKELVKEMLGQDISKQQQSSDWGGPDISEAQRDYAASDVRFLHQLMAEFEVRLAREQRTQLAQACFDFLPARAELDLAGWDEQDIFAHV; encoded by the coding sequence ATGGCCGTATATTTCCACGAGGAAGACCTGCCGAGGCAGGATCTTTTCGCGGACGGTCCGATCGCCATCGACACCGAGGCGATGGGGCTGTTTCCCGGCCGCGACCGGCTGTGCCTGGTCCAGCTTTCCGACGGCCGGGGCGACGAGCACCTCGTCCGCTTCAATCCCGGCAGCGACTATGCCGCGCCGAACCTCAAGGCCCTGCTCGCCGATTCGAGCCGGCTGAAAATCTATCATTTCGCGCGCTTCGACATCGCCATCATGAAGCACTATCTGGGCGTGATGGCGGCGCCGCTGTTCTGCACCCGAACGGCATCCCGACTCGTTCGCACCTACACGGATCGGCACGGACTGAAGGAACTGGTGAAGGAGATGCTGGGTCAGGACATCTCGAAGCAGCAGCAGTCGAGCGACTGGGGCGGCCCCGACATCAGCGAGGCCCAGCGCGACTATGCGGCGAGCGACGTCCGCTTCCTCCATCAGCTGATGGCCGAGTTCGAGGTCCGCCTGGCGCGCGAGCAGCGCACCCAGCTGGCGCAGGCCTGCTTCGACTTCCTGCCCGCCCGGGCCGAGCTCGACCTCGCCGGGTGGGACGAGCAGGACATCTTCGCGCATGTCTGA
- the lptC gene encoding LPS export ABC transporter periplasmic protein LptC: MSEQADRTRAVKRGWAEPGSRHDALVRLLKVGLPSIVGVLLAVLVLAPLGKRGDVSFILDKKQAERAPERMRVESAQYTGADNKGQPFNINASRALQRSSNVPVVDVNGIFARMGLERGPVEIRAGNGRYNLDRQQLALVGPVKVAGNEGELLNTSNVLVDFNTRTLSNTTPVSGQMPVGSFSGTTLHGDLDRKQVNVGGGVNGQVKLGTFSANQMKADLDNRTVTLEGGARLKITQRAVR, encoded by the coding sequence ATGTCTGAACAGGCCGACCGGACGCGCGCCGTCAAGCGGGGCTGGGCCGAGCCCGGCAGCCGCCACGACGCGCTCGTCCGGCTGCTCAAGGTCGGGCTGCCGAGCATCGTCGGCGTGCTGCTCGCCGTGCTCGTGCTGGCGCCGCTCGGCAAGCGCGGCGACGTCAGCTTCATCCTCGACAAGAAGCAGGCCGAGCGGGCGCCCGAGCGGATGCGGGTCGAATCGGCCCAGTACACCGGCGCCGACAACAAGGGGCAGCCGTTCAACATCAACGCCAGCCGGGCGCTGCAGCGCTCGTCCAACGTGCCCGTCGTCGACGTCAACGGCATCTTCGCGCGGATGGGGCTGGAGCGTGGCCCGGTCGAGATCCGCGCCGGCAACGGCCGCTACAACCTCGACCGGCAGCAGCTGGCGCTGGTCGGGCCGGTCAAGGTGGCCGGGAACGAGGGCGAGCTGCTCAACACCAGCAACGTGCTGGTCGATTTCAACACCCGGACGCTCAGCAACACGACTCCGGTCAGCGGCCAGATGCCGGTCGGCAGCTTCAGCGGCACGACGCTCCACGGCGATCTCGACCGCAAGCAGGTCAATGTCGGCGGCGGGGTGAACGGTCAGGTCAAGCTCGGCACCTTCAGCGCCAACCAGATGAAGGCCGACCTCGACAATCGCACGGTGACGCTCGAAGGGGGCGCTCGCTTGAAAATCACACAGCGCGCGGTCAGATGA
- the lptB gene encoding LPS export ABC transporter ATP-binding protein translates to MNETFAIERPAADGQIAPVRGLEVRSIAKAYDDRAVLHDVSLSVSRGEVVGLLGPNGAGKTTCFYSVMGLVKPDAGRILLDQRDITGLPMYRRAILGLGYLPQETSIFRGMTVEQNIVSVLEVAEPNRRARAERLEQLLDEFGLTRLRNSPAMALSGGERRRCEIARSLAANPSIMLLDEPFAGIDPISIADIRDLVKDLKSRDIGVLITDHNVRETLDIVDRACIIYDGQVLFQGTPEALVADQDVRRLYLGESFAL, encoded by the coding sequence GTGAACGAGACCTTCGCCATCGAACGGCCCGCCGCCGACGGGCAGATCGCGCCCGTTCGCGGGCTGGAGGTCCGCTCGATCGCCAAGGCCTACGACGACCGCGCGGTGCTGCATGACGTCAGCCTGTCGGTGTCGCGCGGCGAGGTCGTCGGCCTGCTCGGCCCCAACGGCGCGGGCAAGACGACCTGCTTCTACTCGGTGATGGGGCTGGTGAAGCCGGATGCCGGGCGGATCCTGCTCGACCAGCGCGACATCACCGGTCTGCCGATGTACCGGCGGGCGATCCTGGGGCTCGGCTACCTGCCGCAGGAAACCAGCATCTTCCGCGGCATGACGGTCGAGCAGAACATCGTCTCGGTGCTCGAGGTGGCGGAGCCCAACCGGCGCGCCCGGGCGGAGCGGCTCGAACAGCTGCTCGACGAGTTCGGCCTGACCCGCCTCCGCAACTCGCCGGCGATGGCGCTGTCGGGCGGCGAGCGGCGGCGCTGCGAGATCGCCCGGAGCCTCGCCGCCAATCCCTCGATCATGCTGCTCGACGAGCCGTTCGCAGGCATCGATCCGATCTCGATCGCCGACATCCGCGACCTGGTGAAGGACCTCAAGAGCCGCGACATCGGGGTCCTGATCACCGACCACAATGTCCGCGAGACGCTCGACATCGTCGACCGCGCCTGCATCATCTATGATGGCCAGGTGCTCTTCCAGGGCACCCCCGAGGCGCTGGTCGCGGACCAGGACGTCCGCCGCCTCTACCTCGGCGAGAGCTTCGCGCTCTAG